The Manihot esculenta cultivar AM560-2 chromosome 11, M.esculenta_v8, whole genome shotgun sequence genome includes a region encoding these proteins:
- the LOC110626986 gene encoding stem 28 kDa glycoprotein — MAFLLLLLFLAATTVTSHSHASELSFLHQIHLLRPQSGAAGDHLPGITCLSWRLGVETNNIVGWITVPGECEGYVGHYMLGQQYREDSKAVTDEAFLYAASLKLAGDGNDIWIFDIDETTLSNLPYYASHGFGAQPFNATLFNKWVLEGKAPALPESLKLYRKLRSLGIKIVFITGRTEDQRTVTANNLKKAGYSSWLKLILKSSSYSGKTAVFYKSSERAKLEKNGYRIIGNIGDQWSDLLGTNTGNRTFKLPDPMYYIS; from the exons ATGGCATTTTTGCTCCTCCTACTATTCCTAGCAGCAACTACTGTAACTTCCCACTCCCACGCCTCAGAACTCAGCTTCCTCCATCAAATCCACCTTCTTCGCCCCCAATCCGGGGCGGCCGGCGACCATCTTCCTGGCATAACTTGCCTGAGTTGGCGTCTTGGTGTTGAAACTAACAATATCGTTGGATGGATAACAGTTCCTGGGGAATGTGAAGGTTATGTAGGGCATTACATGTTAGGCCAACAATATCGAGAAGATTCTAAAGCCGTCACCGACGAGGCTTTTCTCTATGCCGCCAGCCTCAAGCTGGCCGGGGACGGCAATGACATATGGATCTTTGACATTGATGAGACTACACTTTCAAATTTACCCTACTATGCTTCCCATGGATTTGG GGCACAACCATTCAATGCAACACTGTTCAACAAATGGGTTCTGGAAGGCAAAGCTCCAGCGTTGCCAGAGTCTTTGAAACTGTACAGGAAACTAAGATCTCTTGGAATCAAAATTGTCTTCATTACAGGAAGAACTGAAGATCAGAGAACTGTCACAGCCAACAATCTGAAGAAGGCTGGTTACAGCTCATGGCTGAAGCTTATACTCaa GTCATCTTCTTATTCAGGAAAAACAGCAGTTTTCTACAAATCAAGCGAAAGGGCAAAGCTTGAGAAGAATGGTTACAGAATCATTGGAAACATTGGTGATCAATGGAGCGATCTCTTGGGTACTAATACAGGAAATCGAACGTTCAAGTTGCCTGATCCAATGTACTACATTAGTTAA